In one window of Microbacterium natoriense DNA:
- a CDS encoding mannose-1-phosphate guanylyltransferase, with product MTQPIKDFYAVIPAGGIGSRLWPLSRADAPKFLHDLTGSGHSLLRDTWDRLEPLAGHDRIAVVTGRAHRAAVEEQLPGIPDFNVFLESEPRESAAAIGLAAAILHRRDPDVIIGSFSADHVIRGTRVFEFAVRDAVEVARQGYICTIGITPTEPAVGFGYIKQGEELVVDGAREASLVESFVEKPDLETARSYVADRSYLWNAGMFIAKASVLLEELAENEPELYAGLVELAEAWDDREQRGPAVDRIWPRLKKIAIDYAVAEPAAKRGRLAVVPGHFDWDDVGDFASLTKLINNGRKNDLAVLGPKARVLSDAASGILVSQTSRVISLIGVQDIVVVDTPDALLVTTVEHAQRVKGVVESLKLTGRGDVL from the coding sequence GTGACTCAACCGATCAAGGACTTCTACGCAGTGATCCCCGCCGGAGGCATCGGCAGCAGGCTCTGGCCGCTGTCGCGCGCCGATGCTCCGAAGTTCCTGCATGATCTCACCGGCTCCGGTCACTCGCTGCTGCGTGATACGTGGGATCGGCTCGAGCCGCTCGCGGGGCACGATCGGATCGCCGTCGTCACGGGCCGGGCGCATCGCGCCGCCGTCGAGGAGCAGCTTCCCGGCATCCCCGACTTCAATGTCTTCCTCGAATCCGAGCCGCGCGAGTCGGCGGCCGCGATCGGACTCGCCGCCGCGATCCTGCATCGCCGCGACCCGGACGTCATCATCGGATCGTTCAGCGCGGACCACGTGATCCGCGGAACCCGGGTGTTCGAGTTCGCCGTGCGGGACGCCGTCGAGGTCGCGCGTCAGGGCTACATCTGCACGATCGGCATCACACCGACCGAGCCCGCCGTCGGATTCGGCTATATCAAGCAGGGGGAGGAGCTCGTCGTCGACGGCGCCAGGGAGGCGTCGCTGGTCGAGAGCTTCGTCGAGAAGCCCGACCTCGAGACCGCGAGGTCGTACGTCGCCGATCGCAGCTATCTCTGGAACGCGGGCATGTTCATCGCCAAGGCGAGCGTGCTTCTCGAAGAACTGGCTGAGAACGAGCCCGAGCTGTACGCCGGGCTCGTGGAACTCGCCGAGGCGTGGGACGACCGCGAGCAGCGCGGGCCCGCCGTGGACCGGATCTGGCCCCGCCTGAAGAAGATCGCCATCGATTACGCGGTCGCGGAGCCGGCGGCGAAGCGCGGACGCCTCGCCGTCGTCCCCGGCCACTTCGACTGGGACGACGTGGGGGACTTCGCCTCCCTCACCAAGCTCATCAACAACGGCCGGAAGAACGACCTCGCCGTGCTCGGCCCGAAGGCGAGGGTGCTGTCCGACGCCGCGAGCGGCATCCTGGTGAGCCAGACGAGCCGCGTGATCAGCCTGATCGGTGTGCAGGACATCGTGGTGGTCGACACCCCGGACGCCCTGTTGGTGACCACTGTCGAACACGCACAGCGGGTCAAGGGCGTGGTCGAGTCGCTCAAACTCACCGGACGCGGCGACGTGCTCTGA
- the sdhC gene encoding succinate dehydrogenase, cytochrome b556 subunit: MSTSARLTPSISETTSKSPRGTLYRGREGMWSWVLHRITGVAIFFFLLVHVLDTALIRVSPEAYNAVIGTYKNPIMALGEVVLVAGIVFHAMNGLRIIAVDFWSKGAKYQRQLFWGVLLVWGIIMAGFVPRHLMLAFAGFGGGH, translated from the coding sequence GTGTCCACAAGCGCTCGCTTGACACCGTCGATTTCGGAAACCACGTCCAAGTCCCCACGCGGCACCCTCTACCGGGGTCGCGAAGGCATGTGGTCGTGGGTGCTTCACCGCATCACCGGAGTCGCCATCTTCTTCTTCCTATTGGTGCACGTGCTCGACACGGCGCTGATCAGGGTGTCGCCGGAGGCGTACAACGCCGTGATCGGCACCTATAAGAACCCGATCATGGCGCTGGGCGAAGTCGTTCTCGTCGCGGGCATCGTGTTCCACGCGATGAACGGTCTGCGCATCATCGCGGTCGACTTCTGGTCTAAGGGCGCCAAGTATCAGCGTCAGCTGTTCTGGGGCGTGCTCCTCGTCTGGGGCATCATCATGGCCGGCTTCGTGCCGCGTCATCTGATGCTCGCGTTCGCCGGATTCGGAGGGGGTCACTGA
- a CDS encoding succinate dehydrogenase hydrophobic membrane anchor subunit has product MTAQTVAAPVRRQRRFNLEMWGWAFMRLSGVALVILIFGHLFINLMVGEGIHALDFAFIAGKFATPFWQWWDVIMLWLALIHGANGMRTIVNDYVTNGTARKVLIWALGLAAGLLILLGTLVVFTFDPCLGVTESSTLWDTCQAVAN; this is encoded by the coding sequence ATGACCGCGCAGACCGTCGCCGCGCCCGTCCGCCGACAGCGTCGATTCAACCTGGAGATGTGGGGCTGGGCCTTCATGCGCCTGTCCGGCGTCGCCCTGGTGATCCTCATCTTCGGCCACCTGTTCATCAACCTGATGGTCGGCGAAGGCATCCACGCGCTGGACTTCGCGTTCATCGCCGGCAAGTTCGCCACGCCGTTCTGGCAGTGGTGGGACGTCATCATGCTGTGGCTCGCCCTGATCCACGGCGCCAACGGCATGCGCACCATCGTGAACGACTACGTCACGAACGGCACCGCACGCAAGGTGCTCATCTGGGCTCTGGGCCTCGCGGCCGGACTCCTCATCCTCCTCGGCACCCTGGTGGTCTTCACGTTCGACCCGTGCCTCGGAGTGACCGAGTCGAGCACGCTGTGGGACACCTGCCAGGCCGTGGCTAACTGA
- the sdhA gene encoding succinate dehydrogenase flavoprotein subunit, with protein MTTEAQESVVRDGVHYHQFDIVIVGAGGAGMRAAIEAGPGARTAVISKLYPTRSHTGAAQGGMAAALANVEEDSWEWHTFDTVKGGDYLVDQDAAEILAKEAIDAVIDLENMGLPFNRTPEGKIDQRRFGGHTAEHGKTPVRRACYAADRTGHMILQTLFQNCVKLGINFFNEFYVLDLMTVKDAEGKTQVSGVVAYDLSTGELHVFQSKAVIFATGGFGKIFKTTSNAHTLTGDGVGIVWRKGLPLEDLEFFQFHPTGLAGLGILLTEGARGEGAILRNASGERFMERYAPTIKDLAPRDIVARCMVQEVAEGRGAGPHKDYVLLDCTHLGAEVLETKLPDITEFARTYLGVDPVVEPVPVMPTAHYAMGGIPTNNNAEVLADNTTVVPGLYAAGECACVSVHGANRLGTNSLLDINVFGKRAGRQAVEYVKTAEFVPLPEDPAGFVKGMLEGLRNNQGTERIAVLRKTLQDEMDKGAQVFRTHESLEHVLGVIKDLRDRYNNVHVDDKGHRFNTDLLEAVELGFLLDIAEVVVYAAQNRQESRGGHMRDDFPKRDDENYMKHTMAYLTGDPHSSTPSDHIKLDWKPVVFTKNEQGELNYPPLERKY; from the coding sequence GTGACTACTGAGGCGCAGGAGTCCGTCGTCCGCGACGGCGTGCACTACCACCAGTTCGACATCGTGATCGTGGGCGCCGGAGGCGCCGGCATGCGCGCGGCCATCGAGGCCGGTCCCGGCGCTCGAACCGCCGTCATCTCGAAGCTCTACCCGACGCGGTCCCACACGGGCGCCGCACAGGGAGGCATGGCGGCGGCGCTCGCCAACGTCGAGGAGGACAGCTGGGAGTGGCACACCTTCGACACCGTCAAGGGAGGCGACTACCTCGTCGACCAGGATGCTGCGGAGATCCTCGCGAAGGAGGCCATCGACGCGGTCATCGACCTCGAGAACATGGGCCTCCCCTTCAACCGCACGCCTGAGGGAAAGATCGACCAGCGCCGCTTCGGCGGTCACACCGCCGAGCACGGCAAGACGCCGGTGCGACGCGCCTGCTACGCGGCCGACCGCACAGGCCACATGATCCTGCAGACGCTGTTCCAGAACTGCGTCAAGCTGGGCATCAACTTCTTCAACGAGTTCTACGTTCTCGACCTGATGACCGTGAAGGATGCGGAAGGCAAGACGCAGGTCTCGGGCGTCGTCGCCTACGACCTCTCGACCGGAGAACTGCACGTCTTCCAGTCCAAGGCCGTGATCTTCGCGACCGGCGGCTTCGGCAAGATCTTCAAGACCACCTCGAACGCGCACACCCTGACCGGCGACGGCGTCGGCATCGTGTGGCGCAAGGGACTCCCTCTGGAAGACCTCGAGTTCTTCCAGTTCCACCCGACCGGCCTCGCCGGCCTCGGCATCCTCCTCACCGAGGGAGCCCGCGGCGAGGGAGCGATCCTGCGCAACGCCTCGGGCGAGCGATTCATGGAGCGCTATGCCCCCACCATCAAGGACCTGGCGCCGCGCGACATCGTCGCCCGCTGCATGGTGCAGGAGGTGGCAGAGGGCCGAGGTGCGGGCCCGCACAAGGACTACGTGCTGCTGGACTGCACCCATCTGGGGGCCGAGGTCCTCGAGACCAAGCTCCCGGACATCACCGAGTTCGCGCGCACCTACCTGGGCGTCGACCCCGTGGTCGAGCCCGTCCCGGTGATGCCGACGGCGCACTACGCGATGGGCGGCATCCCGACCAACAACAACGCCGAGGTCCTCGCCGACAACACCACCGTCGTGCCCGGCCTGTATGCGGCCGGCGAGTGCGCGTGCGTCTCGGTGCACGGAGCCAACCGCCTCGGCACGAACTCGCTCCTCGACATCAACGTGTTCGGCAAGCGTGCAGGCCGCCAGGCCGTCGAGTACGTCAAGACCGCCGAATTCGTGCCGCTCCCCGAGGACCCGGCCGGGTTCGTGAAGGGGATGCTCGAGGGCCTGCGCAACAACCAGGGCACCGAGCGCATCGCCGTGCTGCGCAAGACGCTGCAGGACGAGATGGACAAGGGCGCACAGGTGTTCCGCACCCACGAGTCGCTCGAGCACGTGCTCGGCGTCATCAAGGACCTGCGCGACCGCTACAACAACGTGCACGTCGACGACAAGGGCCACCGGTTCAACACCGATCTGCTCGAAGCCGTCGAACTGGGCTTCCTCCTCGACATCGCCGAGGTCGTCGTCTACGCGGCGCAGAACCGACAGGAGAGCCGCGGCGGGCACATGCGCGACGACTTCCCGAAGCGCGACGACGAGAACTACATGAAGCACACCATGGCGTATCTGACCGGTGACCCGCACTCGTCGACGCCGAGCGATCACATCAAGCTCGACTGGAAGCCGGTCGTGTTCACGAAGAACGAGCAAGGCGAGCTCAACTACCCGCCGCTGGAGAGGAAGTACTGA
- a CDS encoding succinate dehydrogenase iron-sulfur subunit: MSNAVAEAPASDSGVQSFIVTFNIRRFDPEVDAEPHWVDYDVELYSTDRVLDALHKIKWEVDGSLSFRRSCAHGICGSDAMRINGRNRLACKTLIKDLDISKPIYVEAIKGLPLEKDLIVDMEPFFASYREVQPFLVANSVPEKGKERVQTIADREIFDDTTKCILCAACTSSCPVFWTDGQYFGPAAIVNAHRFIFDSRDDNAAVRLDILNDKEGVWRCRTTFNCSEACPRGIEVTKAIAEVKQAVLRGRP, from the coding sequence ATGTCGAACGCTGTTGCAGAGGCACCCGCGAGCGACTCCGGTGTGCAGTCCTTCATCGTCACCTTCAACATCCGTCGCTTCGATCCCGAAGTAGACGCGGAGCCGCACTGGGTCGACTACGACGTGGAGCTCTACTCGACGGACCGCGTGCTCGACGCCCTGCACAAGATCAAGTGGGAGGTCGACGGCTCGCTGTCGTTCCGCCGCTCGTGCGCGCACGGCATCTGCGGCTCGGACGCCATGCGCATCAACGGCCGCAACCGGCTCGCATGCAAGACGCTGATCAAGGACCTCGACATCTCGAAGCCGATCTACGTCGAGGCCATCAAGGGCCTGCCGCTCGAGAAGGACCTCATCGTCGACATGGAGCCGTTCTTCGCCTCCTACCGCGAGGTGCAGCCGTTCCTGGTCGCGAACTCCGTGCCCGAGAAGGGCAAGGAGCGCGTGCAGACGATCGCCGATCGTGAGATCTTCGACGACACGACCAAGTGCATCCTGTGCGCGGCGTGCACCTCGTCGTGCCCCGTGTTCTGGACCGACGGCCAGTACTTCGGCCCCGCCGCGATCGTGAACGCCCACCGTTTCATCTTCGACTCCCGCGACGACAACGCCGCTGTGCGCCTCGACATCCTCAACGACAAGGAAGGCGTCTGGCGCTGCCGCACGACCTTCAACTGCTCCGAGGCGTGCCCGCGAGGCATCGAGGTCACGAAGGCCATCGCCGAAGTCAAGCAGGCTGTGCTGCGCGGACGCCCCTGA
- a CDS encoding YihY/virulence factor BrkB family protein yields the protein MRTCPTAPLSAPGLDVRLEQIAQLKDRTLAVFPVRVWRNFSYNNGFLLSAGMSYYVLFALFALLYVAFAGAGLWLGASPAAIDALVRLMNTYIPGLIGTGDYGLVSVDDVTEIAKSSGSLLGATGVIALGVAMWTAVGAVTFARRAVRDLFGLAYDTRSYWLLKARDFFSAIVFGGAMLIGAVLSWAGVWALEQFYHLVGWSTGSWSFNLTVRLLSIGVAFGLDAGALALLVRFLTGTNLRWRYIWPGALLGGGAMVVLQLGAGLLLSRVPGNPLLASFAVIVGLLLWCRWLAIVVLMAASFIAVTAMDHDQPLEREDEGAARRAEEQAMVLAARIRLRRTQEAAELAPWYRRAAARRAVRRAQEALGAAEAEYDSSESADVVPRA from the coding sequence GTGAGGACGTGTCCGACCGCGCCCCTCTCCGCACCCGGCCTCGACGTGCGCCTGGAGCAGATCGCCCAGCTGAAGGACCGGACGCTCGCCGTCTTCCCCGTCCGCGTGTGGCGCAACTTCTCGTACAACAACGGCTTCCTGCTGTCGGCCGGGATGAGCTACTACGTCCTCTTCGCGCTCTTCGCCCTGTTGTACGTCGCCTTCGCCGGCGCCGGGCTGTGGCTGGGCGCGAGCCCGGCCGCGATCGACGCTCTCGTACGTCTGATGAACACCTACATCCCCGGGCTGATCGGCACCGGCGACTACGGCCTGGTGTCGGTCGACGACGTCACGGAGATCGCGAAGAGCTCGGGAAGCCTGCTGGGCGCGACTGGCGTGATCGCGCTGGGAGTGGCGATGTGGACCGCCGTGGGGGCGGTGACCTTCGCCCGTCGGGCCGTGCGCGATCTGTTCGGTCTCGCCTACGACACTCGCAGCTACTGGCTGCTGAAGGCGCGCGACTTCTTCTCGGCGATCGTGTTCGGAGGCGCGATGCTGATCGGCGCGGTGCTCAGCTGGGCCGGCGTCTGGGCACTCGAGCAGTTCTACCACCTCGTCGGCTGGAGCACCGGATCGTGGTCCTTCAACCTGACGGTGCGCCTGCTCTCGATCGGCGTGGCGTTCGGGCTGGATGCCGGGGCGCTCGCCCTGCTGGTCCGCTTCCTCACCGGCACGAACCTGCGCTGGCGGTACATCTGGCCGGGCGCCCTGCTCGGTGGAGGCGCGATGGTCGTGCTCCAGCTCGGAGCGGGACTCCTCCTCTCGCGTGTCCCGGGCAACCCCCTCCTCGCGTCTTTCGCGGTCATCGTGGGCCTGCTGCTGTGGTGCCGGTGGCTGGCGATCGTCGTGCTGATGGCCGCCTCGTTCATCGCCGTGACGGCGATGGATCACGATCAGCCGCTCGAGCGCGAGGACGAGGGCGCCGCCCGCCGAGCCGAGGAGCAGGCGATGGTGCTCGCCGCACGCATCAGGCTCCGCAGGACGCAGGAGGCGGCTGAGCTCGCCCCCTGGTACCGCCGCGCAGCCGCCCGGCGTGCGGTGCGCCGTGCACAAGAGGCCCTCGGGGCGGCCGAGGCGGAATACGACTCGTCCGAATCGGCCGATGTCGTACCCCGCGCCTAG
- a CDS encoding exodeoxyribonuclease III: protein MPHLRIATVNVNGIRAAARNGMSSWLDAADVDILTLQEVRGQDEHLEAALPGWTFVHDEATAKGRAGVAIASRMPSLASRTTFGPDDFDSKGRWIEADFLIGDRPLTVVSAYVHSGEADTPKQDEKWKFLDAFGVRLGELGQEGALALVTGDLNVGHRELDIKNWRGNRKKAGFLPRERAYFDRFLGEAGAQIEGVDGSVGTGLGWVDVGRRFHGEVDGPYTWWSMRGQAFDNDSGWRIDYHLATPALAERVQTYHVARAAAYDQRWSDHAPVVVDYTY, encoded by the coding sequence ATGCCTCATCTGCGTATCGCCACGGTCAATGTGAACGGAATCCGAGCCGCCGCCCGCAACGGCATGAGCTCCTGGCTCGACGCCGCTGACGTCGACATCCTCACGCTGCAGGAGGTCCGCGGCCAGGACGAGCATCTCGAGGCGGCGCTCCCCGGATGGACCTTCGTCCACGACGAAGCCACTGCCAAGGGCAGAGCGGGCGTCGCGATCGCGAGCCGCATGCCCTCCCTCGCCTCACGCACGACCTTCGGTCCCGACGATTTCGACTCCAAGGGCCGCTGGATCGAGGCGGACTTCCTGATCGGCGACCGTCCTCTCACCGTCGTGAGCGCCTATGTGCACTCGGGCGAGGCCGACACCCCCAAGCAGGACGAGAAGTGGAAGTTCCTCGATGCCTTCGGGGTGCGCCTCGGCGAGCTCGGGCAGGAGGGAGCCCTCGCCCTCGTCACGGGCGACCTCAACGTCGGCCATCGCGAACTCGACATCAAGAACTGGCGCGGCAACCGCAAGAAGGCCGGTTTCCTCCCACGCGAGCGCGCCTACTTCGACCGGTTCCTCGGCGAGGCCGGAGCGCAGATCGAGGGCGTGGACGGGTCGGTGGGCACCGGACTCGGGTGGGTAGACGTAGGCCGTCGTTTCCACGGCGAGGTCGACGGCCCCTACACCTGGTGGTCGATGCGAGGTCAGGCCTTCGACAACGACTCGGGCTGGCGCATCGACTATCACCTGGCCACTCCCGCTCTCGCCGAGCGCGTGCAGACGTACCACGTGGCTCGTGCGGCCGCCTACGACCAGCGCTGGAGCGATCACGCCCCTGTCGTCGTCGACTACACGTACTGA
- the trpS gene encoding tryptophan--tRNA ligase — MTKPRLYSGMQPSADSLQIGNYIGALLQWRDLQNSYDAYFSVVDLHALTVAQNPAELREKTRRTAAQYIAAGIEPSQSTLYVQSHVRAHAELAWILSTITGFGEAGRMTQFKDKSARYGADATSVGLFTYPVLMAADILLYQTDVVPVGDDQKQHVELTRDLAERFNSRFGETFVVPRPVIQKDTARIYDLQNPTSKMSKSAESDAGVLWMLDDPAKSAKKIMRAVTDNEGTVRFDRENKPGVSNLLTIYAALTGRQIGSIEDEYAGRGYGDFKKGLAEAVVNEFEPVRARALELLDDPAELDRILAANAERADAVADTTLGAVYDRVGLLRRV; from the coding sequence GTGACGAAACCTCGCCTTTACTCAGGAATGCAGCCCTCCGCCGACTCTCTCCAGATCGGCAACTACATCGGCGCACTCCTGCAGTGGCGGGATCTGCAGAATTCCTACGACGCGTACTTCTCCGTGGTCGACCTGCACGCCCTCACCGTCGCGCAGAACCCTGCCGAGCTGCGCGAGAAGACCCGACGCACCGCCGCGCAGTACATCGCCGCGGGCATCGAGCCCTCGCAGTCGACGTTGTACGTGCAGTCGCACGTGCGCGCGCACGCCGAACTCGCCTGGATACTGTCGACGATCACAGGCTTCGGCGAGGCCGGACGCATGACGCAGTTCAAGGACAAGTCGGCCCGCTACGGTGCGGACGCGACGAGCGTAGGCCTGTTCACGTACCCGGTCCTCATGGCGGCCGACATTTTGCTGTACCAGACCGACGTCGTCCCTGTCGGCGACGATCAGAAGCAGCACGTCGAGCTCACCCGCGATCTCGCCGAGCGCTTCAACTCACGATTCGGCGAGACGTTCGTGGTGCCGCGTCCGGTCATCCAGAAGGACACCGCTCGCATCTACGACCTGCAGAACCCGACGTCGAAGATGTCGAAGTCCGCCGAGAGCGACGCGGGCGTGCTGTGGATGCTGGACGACCCGGCGAAATCGGCGAAGAAGATCATGCGGGCTGTGACCGACAACGAGGGCACGGTGCGCTTCGATCGCGAGAACAAGCCCGGAGTGTCGAACCTGCTGACCATCTACGCCGCTCTCACGGGGCGGCAGATCGGCTCGATCGAGGATGAGTATGCCGGCCGCGGCTACGGCGATTTCAAGAAGGGTCTCGCCGAGGCGGTCGTGAACGAGTTCGAGCCCGTGCGCGCACGCGCCCTCGAACTGCTCGACGATCCGGCGGAACTTGATCGCATCCTCGCTGCCAATGCGGAGCGAGCGGATGCCGTCGCCGACACGACGCTGGGCGCCGTCTACGACCGCGTCGGACTGTTGCGGCGCGTCTGA
- the pth gene encoding aminoacyl-tRNA hydrolase has translation MASTWLVVGLGNPGPQYAATRHNVGQMVVDELASRRGESFREHKGGARVVETWLRPGADKLVLAKPNTFMNVSGTPVAALARFYSVPAERLIVVHDELDIPFDTVKLKIGGGHGGHNGVRDIAKAITTPEFPRVRVGIGRPSGRQDPADWVLSPFGKDERANLPVLVSDAADAVEMLVAEGLLAAQQKHHAPR, from the coding sequence ATGGCATCGACCTGGCTCGTGGTCGGTCTCGGAAACCCCGGCCCCCAGTACGCGGCGACCAGGCACAACGTCGGCCAGATGGTCGTCGACGAACTCGCCTCGCGGCGGGGTGAGAGCTTTCGGGAGCACAAGGGCGGCGCACGGGTCGTCGAGACCTGGCTTCGCCCAGGCGCCGACAAGCTGGTGCTCGCCAAGCCGAACACCTTCATGAACGTCTCGGGGACACCGGTGGCCGCGTTGGCCAGGTTCTATTCCGTGCCGGCCGAGCGCCTCATCGTGGTCCACGACGAACTCGACATCCCGTTCGACACCGTCAAGCTCAAGATCGGAGGCGGACACGGTGGCCACAACGGCGTGCGCGACATCGCCAAGGCGATCACGACACCCGAGTTCCCCCGCGTGCGCGTCGGCATCGGGCGTCCGTCAGGGCGGCAGGATCCGGCCGACTGGGTGCTCTCGCCGTTCGGAAAAGACGAGCGTGCGAACCTGCCGGTCCTGGTGTCCGACGCCGCCGATGCGGTCGAGATGCTCGTGGCCGAAGGGTTGCTGGCAGCGCAGCAGAAGCACCACGCCCCGCGCTGA
- a CDS encoding 50S ribosomal protein L25/general stress protein Ctc, with translation MSEDTKVAAERRTEFGKGFARRLRAAGKIPAVIYGHGTDPVHVALPGHQVSLIIRRANALLELDIEGTQELALVKDVQRDPVLQIIEHIDLLVVKKGEKVTIDIPVLVTGEAAPGTIVNLDATTISIEAEATHIPQNVEVSVEGLEEGTHITAADVVLPKGSTLITDGDVLIVAVSAEAAEEAPADAAEEAAAE, from the coding sequence ATGTCTGAAGACACCAAGGTCGCAGCAGAGCGTCGCACCGAGTTCGGCAAGGGCTTCGCCCGTCGCCTGCGCGCCGCCGGCAAGATCCCCGCCGTCATCTACGGCCACGGCACCGACCCCGTGCACGTCGCGCTGCCGGGTCACCAGGTCTCGCTGATCATCCGTCGCGCCAACGCCCTGCTCGAGCTCGACATCGAGGGCACGCAGGAGCTCGCCCTCGTCAAGGACGTGCAGCGTGACCCGGTGCTGCAGATCATCGAGCACATCGACCTCCTCGTCGTGAAGAAGGGCGAGAAGGTCACGATCGACATCCCCGTGCTCGTCACGGGCGAGGCCGCTCCCGGCACGATCGTCAACCTCGACGCCACCACGATCTCGATCGAGGCCGAGGCGACCCACATCCCCCAGAACGTCGAGGTCTCCGTCGAGGGACTCGAAGAGGGCACCCACATCACCGCTGCCGATGTCGTCCTGCCGAAGGGCTCGACGCTCATCACCGACGGCGACGTGCTGATCGTGGCCGTCTCGGCTGAGGCTGCAGAAGAGGCTCCGGCCGACGCCGCCGAAGAGGCCGCTGCGGAGTAA
- a CDS encoding gluconokinase, whose protein sequence is MGPSGSGKSTVGFALAERIGALFVDGDDLHPEANVAKMAAGVPLDDADRMPWLQLVGATLQESPNIVIACSALKRRYRDAIRAEAPDAFFGELAIARRTLAERMLSRGEHFMPASLLDSQLQTLEPLREDERGIRIDESADVATAAARIAEAAAA, encoded by the coding sequence ATGGGACCCAGCGGCTCCGGCAAATCCACCGTGGGGTTCGCGCTCGCCGAGCGGATCGGGGCGCTATTCGTCGACGGCGATGACCTGCACCCCGAAGCCAACGTGGCCAAGATGGCGGCCGGCGTCCCCCTGGACGATGCGGATCGGATGCCCTGGCTGCAGCTGGTCGGTGCGACATTGCAGGAGTCGCCGAACATCGTGATCGCGTGCAGCGCCCTCAAGCGCCGCTATCGCGACGCGATCCGGGCCGAGGCGCCCGACGCCTTCTTCGGGGAGCTCGCCATCGCGAGGCGGACCCTGGCGGAGCGGATGCTGTCGCGGGGAGAACACTTCATGCCGGCGTCTCTGCTCGACTCTCAGCTGCAGACCCTCGAGCCTCTGCGCGAGGACGAGCGCGGCATCCGGATCGACGAATCGGCAGACGTGGCGACGGCGGCGGCGAGGATCGCCGAGGCCGCCGCGGCGTAG
- a CDS encoding alcohol dehydrogenase catalytic domain-containing protein, giving the protein MPNLAVVAHAADDLRVEDAGAPMPAADEAVVQIAYGGICGSDLHYWRHGAAGASILREPMILGHEVSGVVAVAAADGSGPAVGTPVAVHPLTPHGDGVTPWPADRPNLAPASSYLGSALHLPHTQGAFARHVAVPARMLHEVPASLGLRVAALAEPATVAWHGLARAGDVEGRSVAVIGAGPIGQLVASVARRAGASVVTVTDLHEKPRRIAEARGIRSLDARDADAIASLNADVVVESSGTEPGLSAAVSAAVRGGTVVMLGLQRAGAVAVPLSTAITRELTLTGSFRFAAEFDDVIAALADGSLDVTGIVSEVRPAADALAAFALAADPSSSCKVLLDFGLKD; this is encoded by the coding sequence ATGCCGAACCTCGCCGTCGTCGCCCATGCGGCCGATGACCTTCGTGTCGAGGACGCGGGGGCTCCGATGCCCGCCGCCGACGAGGCCGTCGTCCAGATCGCCTACGGCGGGATCTGCGGGTCCGATCTGCACTATTGGCGCCACGGTGCGGCCGGCGCATCGATCCTTCGTGAGCCGATGATTCTCGGCCACGAGGTGTCCGGGGTGGTCGCTGTCGCGGCCGCCGACGGCTCGGGACCGGCGGTGGGCACCCCGGTCGCGGTGCACCCGCTGACCCCGCACGGAGACGGCGTCACCCCGTGGCCGGCGGATCGGCCGAACCTCGCGCCCGCATCGAGCTATCTCGGTTCGGCTCTCCATCTGCCGCACACGCAGGGCGCATTCGCCCGGCATGTCGCCGTTCCCGCTCGCATGCTGCACGAGGTTCCGGCATCGCTCGGCCTGCGTGTCGCCGCCCTCGCCGAGCCTGCGACTGTCGCCTGGCATGGGCTGGCTCGCGCGGGGGATGTGGAAGGCAGGAGCGTGGCGGTGATCGGCGCGGGACCCATCGGCCAGCTCGTGGCATCGGTCGCTCGGCGTGCCGGCGCATCGGTCGTGACCGTCACCGACCTGCACGAGAAGCCGCGCCGTATCGCGGAGGCGCGTGGCATCCGCTCGCTCGACGCCCGCGATGCCGATGCGATCGCCTCCCTGAATGCCGACGTCGTCGTGGAGTCCAGCGGCACGGAGCCGGGCCTGTCCGCAGCCGTCTCGGCCGCTGTGCGGGGTGGGACCGTGGTGATGCTCGGACTTCAGCGCGCCGGAGCCGTCGCGGTCCCGCTGTCGACGGCCATCACGCGTGAGCTGACCCTGACGGGATCGTTCCGGTTCGCTGCGGAGTTCGACGACGTGATCGCCGCGCTGGCCGACGGATCGCTCGACGTCACCGGTATCGTGAGCGAGGTGCGGCCGGCTGCCGACGCTCTCGCGGCGTTCGCTCTCGCCGCCGATCCCTCGAGCTCCTGCAAGGTGCTCCTCGATTTCGGCTTGAAGGACTGA